From Solidesulfovibrio carbinoliphilus subsp. oakridgensis, the proteins below share one genomic window:
- a CDS encoding hemolysin family protein produces MTAMTLELLAVLVLILINGFFAMAEMALVASRKARLSALAAAGNQRAKLCLRLREHPESFLSAVQIGITLAGVLASAYGGATLAAALAEVLRGVPRLAPYAHALSLAAVVVPITVLTLLLGELVPKRLGLARPEKLAMWTAPVMRGLMVASVPAVWFLGVATKGFLRLFGLAGGNEPAVTEEDIRGLLHEGALHGVLEHAERDIMERLLRVADRPLGVIMTHRSRVDWLDADAPEAENLEKLLASHHTRFPVCRGDFAEVLGVVRAKDVVADRLRTGRFDLAAHLVQVPFLPETLRGLDLLAHFKAAPQSRLAMVVDEYGDVLGVVTVTDVFEDMVGDLPGPGSTEEPSVVRRTDGSFLIDAATPMDEVAALLGLPQPWPESFGEGTLAGFVLTHLGRIPDMGETFAAHGATFEVVDMDGRRIDRVLVTPPPEKEAG; encoded by the coding sequence ATGACCGCGATGACGCTTGAACTGCTGGCCGTGCTGGTCCTCATCCTTATAAACGGCTTTTTCGCCATGGCCGAGATGGCCCTGGTCGCCTCGCGAAAGGCCCGGCTTTCCGCCCTGGCCGCAGCCGGCAACCAACGCGCCAAATTGTGCCTGCGCCTGCGCGAGCATCCCGAATCCTTTCTCTCGGCCGTGCAGATCGGCATCACCCTGGCCGGGGTCCTGGCCAGCGCCTACGGCGGGGCGACCCTGGCCGCCGCCCTGGCCGAGGTCCTGCGCGGCGTTCCCCGGCTCGCGCCCTACGCCCATGCCCTGTCCCTGGCCGCCGTGGTCGTGCCCATCACCGTCCTGACGCTGCTCCTTGGCGAACTGGTGCCCAAGCGCCTGGGCCTGGCCCGGCCGGAGAAGCTGGCCATGTGGACGGCCCCGGTCATGCGCGGCCTCATGGTGGCAAGCGTGCCGGCCGTATGGTTCCTTGGCGTCGCGACCAAGGGATTCCTGCGCCTGTTTGGCCTGGCCGGCGGCAACGAGCCGGCCGTGACCGAGGAGGACATCCGGGGGCTCCTCCACGAGGGCGCGCTCCACGGGGTGCTCGAACACGCCGAGCGCGACATCATGGAGCGGCTGTTGCGCGTGGCCGACCGGCCGCTCGGCGTGATCATGACCCACCGGTCCCGGGTGGACTGGCTCGACGCCGACGCGCCGGAGGCCGAAAACCTGGAGAAGCTCCTGGCCAGCCACCACACCCGGTTTCCGGTCTGCCGGGGCGACTTCGCCGAGGTCCTTGGCGTGGTGCGGGCCAAGGACGTGGTGGCCGACCGGCTGCGCACCGGCCGGTTCGACCTGGCCGCCCATCTGGTCCAGGTCCCGTTTCTGCCCGAGACCCTGCGCGGGCTCGATCTGCTCGCCCACTTCAAGGCCGCGCCCCAGTCCCGGCTGGCCATGGTGGTGGACGAATACGGCGACGTGCTCGGCGTGGTCACGGTGACCGACGTGTTCGAGGACATGGTCGGGGATCTGCCGGGCCCGGGCTCGACCGAGGAACCGTCCGTGGTGCGCCGGACCGACGGCTCGTTTCTCATCGACGCGGCCACGCCCATGGACGAGGTGGCCGCCCTCCTCGGCCTGCCCCAGCCGTGGCCCGAAAGCTTTGGCGAGGGCACCCTGGCCGGGTTCGTGCTGACGCATCTGGGCCGCATCCCGGACATGGGGGAGACGTTCGCGGCCCATGGCGCCACCTTCGAGGTGGTGGACATGGACGGCCGGCGCATCGACCGGGTGCTGGTCACGCCGCCGCCGGAGAAGGAGGCGGGCTAG
- the rpmB gene encoding 50S ribosomal protein L28, which yields MAKICEHCGKKPQSGNNVSHANNKTKRRFEPNLVNVRAQLPSGEVKTVTVCTRCLRSGAVTKPVAKTA from the coding sequence ATGGCCAAGATCTGCGAGCATTGCGGCAAAAAGCCCCAGAGCGGCAACAACGTCAGCCACGCCAACAACAAGACCAAGCGCCGTTTCGAGCCCAATCTCGTCAACGTGCGCGCCCAGCTGCCTTCCGGCGAAGTCAAGACCGTGACCGTGTGCACCCGGTGCCTGCGTTCCGGCGCGGTGACCAAGCCGGTCGCCAAGACCGCCTAG
- the fabG gene encoding 3-oxoacyl-[acyl-carrier-protein] reductase: MRTALVTGGSRGIGAAVAGRLARDGFDVVLTYVSKPDAAAAVAAAIVAEGGQARALALDTSDPAAVAAFFAGHLKDADLHVLVNNAGITRDGLIVRMKDEDFAAVIGVNLIGAFTCLREAAKIMMKRRAGRIVNITSVVGQSGNAGQANYAAAKAGLVGLTKSAALELAPRGITVNAVAPGFVETDMTAGLPDAVKASFNERIPLKRACAPSEIAAAVGYLASDEAAYVTGQVLGVNGGMYM, from the coding sequence ATGCGTACGGCCTTGGTCACCGGCGGGTCTCGCGGCATCGGCGCGGCTGTGGCCGGGCGGCTCGCCCGCGACGGCTTCGACGTGGTCCTCACCTATGTCAGCAAACCCGACGCAGCCGCGGCCGTGGCGGCCGCCATCGTGGCCGAGGGCGGCCAGGCCCGGGCCCTGGCTCTCGACACGTCCGATCCGGCCGCCGTGGCCGCCTTTTTCGCCGGGCACCTGAAGGACGCGGACCTCCACGTCCTGGTCAACAACGCCGGCATCACCCGCGACGGGCTGATCGTGCGCATGAAGGACGAGGATTTCGCCGCCGTCATCGGCGTCAACCTGATCGGGGCCTTCACCTGCCTGCGCGAGGCGGCCAAGATCATGATGAAGCGCCGGGCCGGCCGCATCGTCAACATCACGTCCGTGGTCGGCCAGTCCGGCAACGCCGGCCAGGCCAACTACGCCGCGGCCAAGGCCGGGCTCGTCGGCCTGACCAAATCCGCCGCCCTGGAACTGGCCCCGCGCGGCATCACGGTCAACGCCGTGGCCCCGGGGTTTGTCGAAACCGACATGACCGCCGGCCTGCCCGACGCCGTCAAGGCGTCGTTTAACGAGCGCATCCCCCTCAAGCGGGCCTGCGCCCCGTCCGAAATCGCCGCTGCCGTGGGCTATCTGGCCAGCGACGAAGCCGCCTACGTCACGGGCCAGGTCCTTGGCGTCAACGGCGGCATGTACATGTAA
- the gltX gene encoding glutamate--tRNA ligase yields MSTIVTRFAPSPTGYLHIGGARTAIFNWLLARHHGGKFLLRIEDTDLVRSNADMTKSILDAMEWLGLHHDGELTYQSQRFDIYNEHIDKLLATGHAYWCSCTPDEVEAMREAARANGLKPKYSGRCREAGLGPGEGRVVRLKAPISGATVVDDMVKGSVSFDNAELDDMVLRRSDGSPTYNMAVVVDDATMGVTHIIRGDDHLNNTPRQILIYKALGFPLPKFGHVPMILGPDKKKLSKRHGATAVMEYEDEGFLPEAMLNGLVRLGWAHGDQEIFSREELVELFSADNLGSSASVFDKTKLLWLNAHYIKESPAARLAVFVNAFLERKGYPAQDLEYLGQVVPLLQARAQTLVEMAEKAEPFVKRTADLEYDLAAVKKFFTPEVREHLTDVRAILDALCCFDQPSMETALHAYIEAKAIKFKLLAQPIRVAITGGTASPGLFETMAVMGKKRVLARIDRALSL; encoded by the coding sequence ATGAGCACCATCGTCACCCGGTTCGCCCCGAGCCCCACCGGCTACCTGCACATCGGCGGCGCGCGCACGGCCATTTTCAACTGGCTCCTGGCCCGCCACCACGGCGGCAAGTTCCTGCTGCGCATCGAGGACACGGACCTTGTCCGCTCCAACGCCGACATGACCAAGTCCATTCTCGACGCCATGGAGTGGCTGGGGCTCCACCACGACGGCGAACTGACCTACCAGAGCCAGCGGTTCGACATCTATAACGAACATATCGACAAACTGCTGGCCACGGGACACGCCTACTGGTGTTCGTGCACGCCGGACGAAGTCGAGGCCATGCGCGAGGCCGCCCGGGCCAACGGCCTCAAGCCCAAGTATTCCGGCCGCTGCCGCGAGGCCGGCCTCGGCCCCGGCGAAGGGCGGGTGGTGCGCCTGAAGGCCCCGATTTCCGGGGCCACGGTGGTCGACGACATGGTCAAGGGATCGGTGTCCTTTGACAACGCCGAACTCGACGACATGGTCCTTCGCCGCAGCGACGGCTCCCCCACCTACAACATGGCCGTGGTGGTGGACGACGCCACCATGGGCGTCACCCACATCATCCGGGGCGACGACCATTTGAACAACACGCCGCGCCAGATCCTCATCTACAAGGCCCTGGGCTTTCCCCTGCCCAAGTTCGGGCATGTGCCCATGATCCTCGGGCCGGACAAGAAAAAGCTGTCCAAGCGCCACGGGGCCACCGCCGTCATGGAGTACGAGGACGAGGGATTTTTGCCGGAAGCCATGTTAAACGGCCTGGTGCGGCTCGGCTGGGCCCACGGCGACCAGGAGATCTTTTCGCGCGAGGAGCTGGTCGAACTTTTTTCCGCCGACAACCTCGGCTCCTCGGCCTCGGTTTTCGACAAGACCAAGCTTCTGTGGTTAAACGCCCACTACATCAAGGAAAGCCCGGCCGCGCGGCTGGCGGTTTTCGTCAACGCCTTCCTGGAGCGCAAGGGCTACCCGGCCCAGGACCTGGAATACCTGGGCCAAGTGGTGCCGCTGCTCCAGGCCCGGGCCCAGACCCTGGTCGAGATGGCCGAGAAGGCCGAGCCCTTTGTCAAACGCACGGCCGATCTCGAATACGACCTGGCGGCGGTGAAAAAATTCTTCACCCCCGAGGTCCGCGAGCACCTCACCGACGTGCGGGCCATCCTCGATGCCCTGTGCTGCTTCGACCAGCCGTCCATGGAGACGGCCCTCCACGCCTACATCGAAGCCAAGGCCATCAAGTTCAAGCTCCTGGCCCAGCCGATCCGGGTGGCCATCACCGGCGGCACGGCCAGTCCGGGCCTGTTTGAGACCATGGCCGTCATGGGCAAAAAGCGCGTCCTGGCCCGTATCGACCGGGCCCTTTCGCTGTAG
- the plsX gene encoding phosphate acyltransferase PlsX, whose amino-acid sequence MPNNKPRIAVDAMGGDFGPHVVVPGALHAARAGKAEVILVGDEAAIAAQLARYDVKGLPVSIVHASQVVEMEEKPTEALRRKKDSSIQVACNLVRDGAADGVISAGHSGATLACAMFTIGRAPGVDRPAIATFMPTEKSHCVIIDVGANVDCKPFHLLQFGVMASVLAETMLGRPNPAVALLSNGEESGKGNLLVKETFDLLRLSSLNFVGNIEGRDLFTGNVDVVVCDGFVGNVVVKQAEGLASSLGRLLKGELRRGFFGKIGTMLALNALKRFSRLVDYAEYGGAPLLGLKGICLICHGASNSKAMSSAVRMAARFVEMEANDHLSEAVAKNIDLAGTRRQAANDQS is encoded by the coding sequence ATGCCGAATAACAAGCCGCGCATCGCCGTGGACGCCATGGGCGGGGACTTCGGTCCCCACGTGGTCGTCCCCGGCGCCCTGCACGCCGCCAGAGCCGGCAAGGCGGAAGTCATCCTCGTCGGCGACGAGGCGGCCATTGCCGCCCAGCTTGCCCGTTACGACGTGAAAGGGTTGCCGGTTTCCATTGTCCACGCCTCCCAGGTGGTGGAGATGGAGGAGAAGCCGACCGAGGCCTTGCGCCGCAAGAAGGACTCCTCCATCCAGGTGGCCTGCAACCTGGTGCGCGACGGCGCGGCCGACGGCGTCATTTCCGCCGGCCACTCCGGGGCCACCCTGGCCTGCGCCATGTTCACCATCGGCCGCGCCCCGGGCGTGGACCGGCCGGCCATCGCCACGTTCATGCCGACCGAGAAGTCCCACTGCGTCATCATCGACGTCGGGGCCAACGTGGACTGCAAGCCGTTTCACCTGCTCCAGTTCGGCGTCATGGCCTCGGTCCTGGCCGAGACCATGCTCGGCCGGCCCAACCCGGCCGTGGCGCTTCTCTCCAACGGCGAGGAGTCGGGCAAGGGCAACCTGCTGGTCAAGGAAACCTTCGACCTGCTGCGCCTGAGTTCGCTCAACTTCGTCGGCAACATCGAAGGCCGCGACCTGTTCACCGGCAACGTGGACGTGGTGGTCTGCGACGGGTTCGTCGGCAACGTGGTGGTCAAGCAGGCCGAAGGCCTGGCCTCCTCCCTCGGGCGTCTGCTCAAGGGCGAGCTGCGTCGCGGCTTTTTCGGCAAGATCGGCACCATGCTGGCCCTAAACGCGCTCAAGCGTTTCTCGCGTCTGGTCGACTACGCCGAGTACGGCGGCGCGCCGCTCCTTGGCCTCAAGGGCATCTGCCTCATCTGCCATGGAGCGTCCAACAGCAAGGCCATGTCGAGCGCCGTGCGCATGGCCGCCCGGTTCGTGGAGATGGAAGCCAACGACCACCTGTCCGAAGCCGTGGCCAAAAACATCGACCTGGCCGGAACGCGCCGTCAGGCCGCAAACGACCAAAGCTAA
- the rpmF gene encoding 50S ribosomal protein L32, producing MAVPNRKISKSRKGMRRSHDHVAVPTVVLCSCGEPTVPHRICPSCGTYRGRQMLRKDDAE from the coding sequence ATGGCCGTCCCCAATAGAAAAATCTCCAAGTCCCGCAAAGGCATGCGCCGTTCCCACGACCACGTGGCCGTGCCCACGGTCGTCCTTTGCTCCTGCGGCGAACCCACCGTCCCCCACCGGATCTGCCCGAGCTGCGGCACCTACCGCGGCCGCCAGATGCTGCGGAAGGACGATGCCGAATAA
- a CDS encoding type II toxin-antitoxin system PemK/MazF family toxin: MRRGEVWWVDLDPTRGSEIRKKRPAAILTVDALNKARRTVVVVPLSSAATPRPPLVVPMESAGKGSVAVCDQIRAVDKSRLVERLGELSLADLKILAASVAVVLGL; this comes from the coding sequence ATGCGCCGCGGTGAGGTCTGGTGGGTGGACCTGGACCCGACCCGGGGCAGCGAAATCCGCAAAAAGCGTCCCGCCGCCATCCTGACCGTGGACGCCCTCAACAAGGCCCGCCGCACGGTGGTGGTCGTGCCCCTGTCCTCGGCCGCCACACCCCGGCCGCCCCTCGTGGTTCCCATGGAATCGGCCGGGAAGGGTTCCGTGGCCGTGTGCGACCAGATCCGGGCCGTGGACAAGTCGCGGCTGGTCGAGCGCCTGGGCGAGCTTTCCCTGGCCGATCTTAAAATTTTGGCCGCGAGCGTGGCCGTCGTCCTTGGCCTCTAG
- a CDS encoding beta-ketoacyl-ACP synthase III — protein sequence MKQDAYIHGLGFYAPEKVLTNADLEKLVETSDEWITTRTGIKERHIAAPGEATSDMAAAAAKAALADAGLAADALTHIFLYTVTPDYYTPSASCLMQEKLGIRGRVVQDVNAACCGYIYGLEMARAVVALHPEAKVLVAAAEVLTSRTNWADRRTCVLFGDAAAAAVVTGQAPAAGGARIIDTRLASDGSLGHLLTIKGGGSGHPYKLGDVIDEDFFLQMNGPEVYKHAVRSMATVCEEVVAANGLSWDDIDLFIPHQANLRIMEAVAKKLTLPREKVMVTVDRYGNTSASTIGIALVEARAEGRIKPGSKVLLGAFGGGFTWGAAILQF from the coding sequence ATGAAACAAGACGCCTATATTCACGGCCTTGGCTTTTACGCGCCCGAAAAGGTGCTGACCAACGCCGATCTGGAGAAGCTCGTCGAGACGTCGGACGAGTGGATAACCACCCGCACCGGCATCAAAGAGCGCCATATCGCCGCCCCGGGCGAGGCCACCAGCGACATGGCCGCCGCCGCGGCCAAGGCCGCCCTGGCCGACGCCGGCCTGGCCGCCGACGCGCTGACCCACATTTTTCTCTACACCGTCACCCCGGACTACTACACCCCCTCGGCTTCCTGTCTCATGCAGGAAAAGCTCGGCATAAGGGGCCGGGTGGTCCAGGACGTCAACGCCGCCTGCTGCGGCTACATCTACGGCCTGGAGATGGCCCGGGCGGTCGTTGCCCTGCATCCCGAGGCCAAGGTGTTGGTGGCCGCGGCCGAGGTGCTCACCTCGCGCACCAACTGGGCCGACCGCCGCACCTGCGTCCTTTTCGGCGACGCCGCCGCCGCCGCCGTGGTCACCGGGCAGGCCCCGGCCGCGGGGGGGGCCAGGATCATCGACACCCGCCTGGCCAGCGACGGGTCCCTCGGGCATCTGCTGACCATCAAGGGCGGCGGCTCCGGCCATCCCTACAAGCTCGGCGACGTCATTGACGAGGATTTTTTCCTCCAGATGAACGGGCCCGAGGTCTACAAGCACGCCGTGCGCAGCATGGCCACCGTGTGCGAGGAAGTCGTGGCGGCCAACGGCCTGTCCTGGGACGACATCGACCTCTTCATCCCCCACCAGGCCAACCTGCGCATCATGGAAGCCGTGGCCAAGAAACTCACCCTCCCCCGGGAGAAAGTCATGGTCACCGTCGACCGCTACGGCAACACCTCGGCCTCGACCATCGGCATCGCCCTGGTCGAGGCCCGGGCCGAAGGCCGGATCAAACCCGGGAGCAAAGTCCTGCTCGGGGCCTTTGGCGGCGGATTCACCTGGGGCGCGGCCATCCTCCAGTTTTGA
- a CDS encoding DUF4405 domain-containing protein → MLKKAVSLLLFLSLFLMALTSLVVFIEPSARVASWANWSFLGLSRQHWEGAHLGMGLLFLLAGLAHVALNWDGLLSALRDDDGVVVVFTKPFYLALGLALLVFVGSLAGAPPIRQLVSLSGYIKERAVETYGEPPYTMAENSTLEDLARRMGMDGDKALALLRLKNIKAENASLTLAQIARQNGVAPGGVFEALKMVMEPSGGTQNGLPKDPPPGLGRRRLSDICEEYGLDQAATMARLQAAGLKAQPSWTLSDVAKSNNVLPIAVYEALRAEKPQTAVTVEVAPAPAESSPQPPAPPAPQQPAAPTHAAPQPAPVAPAQPGPGQPAALPAAPVPGLPPAQPAPHQAGVPVPAAQPGYGPLPVAPQAQPALPGQPGYTQAPAAAVPSPQAPVTPPPGLEKMMLQTFCREYDIPLSVAVQRLARHRVTAFGDMTFEELALENNRTPVDIMRFATGQ, encoded by the coding sequence ATGCTCAAGAAAGCCGTCTCGTTGCTCCTTTTCCTCTCGCTTTTCCTCATGGCGCTGACCTCGCTTGTGGTCTTCATCGAACCCTCCGCCCGGGTGGCCTCGTGGGCCAACTGGTCGTTTCTCGGCCTCTCCCGGCAGCACTGGGAAGGGGCGCACCTCGGCATGGGCCTGCTCTTCCTCCTGGCCGGACTGGCCCATGTGGCCCTCAACTGGGACGGGCTCTTAAGCGCCCTGCGCGATGACGACGGGGTGGTCGTCGTCTTCACCAAGCCCTTCTACCTGGCCCTCGGCCTGGCCCTGCTCGTCTTTGTCGGCTCCCTGGCCGGGGCCCCGCCCATACGCCAGCTCGTATCCCTGTCCGGCTACATCAAGGAACGGGCCGTCGAGACCTACGGCGAGCCGCCCTATACCATGGCCGAGAACTCGACCCTCGAAGACCTGGCCCGCCGCATGGGCATGGACGGCGACAAGGCCCTGGCCCTGCTTCGGCTCAAAAATATCAAGGCCGAAAACGCCTCCCTGACCCTGGCCCAGATCGCCCGCCAAAACGGCGTGGCCCCGGGCGGCGTGTTCGAAGCCCTCAAGATGGTGATGGAACCCTCGGGTGGGACCCAAAACGGCCTGCCCAAGGACCCGCCCCCGGGACTTGGCCGGCGAAGGCTCTCCGACATCTGCGAGGAATACGGCCTCGACCAGGCCGCCACCATGGCCCGCCTCCAGGCCGCGGGCCTGAAGGCCCAGCCGTCCTGGACCCTGTCCGACGTGGCCAAGAGCAACAACGTCCTGCCCATCGCCGTCTACGAGGCCCTGCGCGCGGAAAAGCCGCAGACGGCCGTCACCGTGGAAGTGGCCCCGGCTCCGGCCGAAAGCAGCCCCCAACCCCCCGCGCCCCCGGCCCCGCAACAGCCGGCCGCCCCGACCCACGCCGCCCCGCAACCGGCCCCGGTCGCTCCGGCCCAGCCCGGCCCCGGCCAGCCGGCCGCCTTGCCTGCCGCTCCCGTACCCGGCCTGCCGCCGGCGCAACCCGCGCCCCATCAGGCCGGAGTTCCGGTCCCGGCCGCCCAGCCCGGCTACGGCCCCCTGCCGGTCGCGCCCCAGGCCCAGCCCGCCCTGCCGGGACAACCCGGCTACACCCAGGCGCCGGCCGCCGCTGTCCCGTCGCCCCAGGCCCCGGTGACGCCGCCGCCGGGCCTCGAAAAGATGATGCTCCAAACCTTCTGCCGGGAATACGACATCCCCCTGTCCGTGGCCGTGCAACGGCTGGCCCGGCACCGCGTCACCGCCTTCGGCGACATGACTTTCGAAGAACTCGCCCTCGAAAACAACCGCACCCCCGTCGACATCATGCGCTTCGCCACCGGCCAGTAG
- a CDS encoding YceD family protein translates to MFELWLDITDLPASGREFSFSDQALWTDSIREFRLPHRLDGPGGGLAATLSLTPQGRGLLIRGTLKGRAITPCDRCAEDTTIEIDTDFELFEEAPLEDAVSLEPGLLRRRGKVLELDVASLLWEQFLLALPVKPLCDEDCPGLCPQCGKPLREGPCDCGADEGDPRLAVLKNLKVPRGPN, encoded by the coding sequence ATGTTCGAACTCTGGCTTGATATCACCGACCTCCCGGCGTCCGGCCGGGAATTTTCGTTTTCCGACCAGGCGCTGTGGACCGATTCCATAAGGGAATTCCGTCTGCCCCATCGCCTGGACGGGCCGGGCGGCGGCCTTGCCGCCACGCTTTCCCTCACGCCCCAGGGCCGGGGCCTGCTCATCCGGGGAACCCTCAAGGGGCGCGCCATCACGCCCTGCGACCGGTGCGCCGAGGACACGACCATCGAGATCGACACCGATTTCGAGCTGTTCGAGGAAGCTCCCCTGGAAGATGCGGTCTCCCTCGAACCCGGGCTGCTACGCCGCCGGGGCAAGGTCCTCGAACTGGACGTGGCCAGCCTTTTGTGGGAACAATTCCTTCTTGCCCTGCCGGTCAAGCCCCTTTGCGACGAGGACTGTCCGGGACTTTGCCCGCAATGCGGCAAGCCGCTGCGGGAAGGCCCCTGCGACTGCGGCGCGGACGAGGGCGACCCCCGGCTGGCCGTGCTCAAGAACCTGAAGGTGCCGCGCGGCCCGAATTGA
- the fabF gene encoding beta-ketoacyl-ACP synthase II codes for MTLHRVVVTGLSAITPIGNDLAASWKNLVAGVSGAAPTTRFDASAYDTRFACEVKDFDEKPYIAAKLAKRLDRFTIYALSAAMMLMEDAGYKIDPEEAAEVAVIIGCGMGGIETLEATHTKLLAQGPSRVSPFFIPTMIANMAAGQVSIATGAKGPNLCTTSACASGMHGIGYAYSDIKLGRVSAAICGGVESTITPLAVGGFNALKALSTRNDDPARASRPFDAGRDGFVIGEGCGLLLLESLEHAKARGARILAEVAGFGASGDAFHMTAPPEDGEGMALAMRAAIREAGMAPSDVAHINAHATSTGLGDACETTAIKTVFGDHARNVPVTANKSMIGHCLGAAGGIESVMSVKTIVEGVIPPTINLDVPDPACDLDYVPNTARKAPVANVLCNSFGFGGTNACMLYKAFVE; via the coding sequence ATGACCTTACACCGGGTAGTCGTCACAGGCCTTTCGGCCATCACCCCCATCGGCAACGATCTGGCCGCCAGCTGGAAGAACCTTGTGGCCGGCGTCTCTGGCGCGGCCCCCACCACCAGGTTCGACGCCTCGGCCTACGACACGCGTTTCGCCTGCGAGGTCAAGGACTTCGACGAGAAGCCCTACATCGCGGCCAAGCTGGCCAAACGCCTGGATCGCTTCACCATCTACGCCCTGTCCGCCGCCATGATGCTCATGGAGGACGCGGGCTACAAGATCGACCCCGAGGAAGCGGCCGAAGTCGCGGTCATCATCGGCTGCGGCATGGGCGGCATCGAGACCCTGGAGGCCACCCACACCAAGCTCCTGGCCCAGGGCCCCTCGCGGGTGTCGCCCTTTTTCATCCCGACCATGATCGCCAACATGGCCGCCGGCCAGGTGTCCATCGCCACCGGCGCCAAGGGCCCGAACCTGTGCACCACCTCGGCCTGCGCCTCGGGCATGCACGGCATCGGCTACGCCTATTCCGACATCAAGCTCGGCCGGGTGTCGGCCGCCATCTGCGGCGGCGTGGAATCGACCATCACGCCGCTGGCCGTCGGCGGGTTCAACGCCCTCAAGGCCCTCTCCACCCGAAACGACGATCCGGCCAGGGCCTCGCGCCCCTTTGACGCCGGCCGCGACGGGTTCGTCATCGGCGAGGGTTGCGGCCTGCTCTTGCTCGAATCCCTGGAGCACGCCAAGGCGCGCGGCGCGCGCATCCTGGCCGAAGTGGCCGGATTTGGCGCCTCGGGCGACGCCTTCCACATGACCGCCCCGCCCGAGGACGGCGAAGGCATGGCGCTGGCCATGCGGGCCGCCATCCGCGAGGCCGGCATGGCCCCCTCGGACGTGGCCCACATCAACGCCCACGCCACCTCCACCGGCCTCGGCGACGCCTGCGAGACCACGGCCATCAAGACCGTCTTTGGCGACCACGCGAGAAACGTGCCCGTGACCGCGAACAAGTCCATGATCGGCCACTGCCTCGGCGCGGCCGGCGGCATCGAGTCGGTCATGAGCGTCAAGACCATCGTGGAGGGCGTCATCCCGCCCACCATCAACCTGGACGTGCCCGACCCGGCCTGCGACCTGGACTATGTCCCGAATACGGCCCGGAAGGCGCCGGTGGCCAACGTCCTTTGCAACTCCTTCGGCTTTGGCGGCACCAACGCCTGCATGTTGTACAAGGCCTTCGTCGAGTAG
- a CDS encoding acyl carrier protein — MSVAEKVKEIIVDQLGVDAGEVNPEAKFVDDLGADSLDLTELIMAMEEEFGVEISDEDAQQIQKVQDAISFIEKKKGE; from the coding sequence ATGTCTGTCGCGGAAAAAGTCAAGGAAATCATCGTGGATCAGCTCGGCGTGGACGCCGGCGAGGTCAACCCCGAAGCCAAGTTCGTCGACGACCTGGGCGCGGACTCCCTGGACCTGACCGAACTGATCATGGCCATGGAAGAGGAATTCGGCGTCGAGATCTCCGACGAGGACGCCCAGCAGATCCAGAAAGTCCAGGACGCCATTTCCTTTATCGAAAAGAAAAAGGGCGAGTAG